The nucleotide sequence ggcttatgttgttcagggggagtccaacagtcacctaaatgtgattttaagtcaaaaatttgatccaggagttaaaaaaaccatgtccaaaaagtgatgatttcagacaatgcaaataaatggcaagtgggtagacccacttccaatcaaagtaatacaatttgtcccattaaattgattggaagtgggtagtcccacttccaatcaaagtaatacaatttgtcccattaaattgattggaagtgggtagtcccacttccaatcaaagtaatacaatttgtcccattaaattgattggaagtgggtagtcccacttccaatcaaagtaatacaatttgtcccataaaattgattggaagtgggtagtcccacttccaatcaaagtaatacaatttgtcccattaaattgattggaagtgggtagtcccacttccaatcaaagtaatacaatttgtcccattaaattgattggaagtgggtagtcccacttccaatcagtgtaatacaatttgtcccattaaattgattggaagtgggtagtcccacttccaatcagtgtaatacaatttgtcccattaaattgattggaagtgggtagtcccacttccaatcaaagtaatacaatttgtcccattaaattgattggaagtgggtagtcccacttccaatcaaagtaatacaatttgtcccattaaattgattggaagtgggtagtcccacttccaatcaaagtaatacaatttgtcccattaaattgattggaagtgggtagtcccacttccaatcaaagtaatgggctaaaaggatagaaagacagacagacagattgatagacaaacatcctacagatagatgcattcatacatagacatatattagacatattgagaactgcactgtgcaaaagtgctaaaaagtggatttcttagcacagaatcacagatgggattgctgagatccgaagtctacccacttgccatttatttgcattggctgaaatcatcacttgttgGACTTAATTTTAATAACTCCAGTATCAATTTTTtcacttaaaatcacatttaggtgactcagtgaagccccctgatcaacctgagcccttcaaaacaaaaaactgtcactgaccacgaaacctttatttctgcgaatgggacaaattgtcgTGGATGTCagatctcagctctagacagatttaggaagctgaattctctgtttatgttcctctccaagcctcctctttctttgGTATAAATTTCAAGAAGATCAGAGGAAGTCGATAATTTTGCGCAAAAAAACTCAAAGGGGTACCCCTTTGAGTTTTTTTGCGCAAAATTTTCGACTTCCTCCGATCTTCTTGAAACTCTcaacatagatagaggaggctgagattaggacagagacacaagtttcagcttgctaagtcaatccagagctgagatctggacatcccacctacaatttgtcccattcggagaaataaaggtttcgtggtcagtgacatttttttattttgaagggctcaggttgatcagggggcttcactgagtcacctaaatgtgattatacAACATGAAAgttatcctggagttataaaaacaCAGTACACCAAGTgacgatttcagccaatgcaaataaatggcatttgggtagacccacttccaatcaaagtaatacaatttgtcccattaaattgattggaagtgggtagtcccacttccaatcaaagtaatgggctaaaaggatagacagacagagagacagattgatagacaatCATTCTACAgatagatgcattcatacatagacatatattagacatattgagaactgcactgtgcaaaagtgctaaaaagtggaattcttagcccagaatcacagacagggattgctgagatcccacatgcaatttgtcccatttaatcgattggaagtgggactgccCACATGCAATGTATATGCATTGGCAAATGATGCTTTCCTTTCAGCACCACTTAGAGGCTGTCTCCCCCTCAGGCAGCACCATGGGCCCTTTTTATGTTCCTGGTGGGATAGTGAGAGGAAGCTGGGCTCGTTGTAAAGGTCTCAGGCAGCCCTTTCGAACGAGGTCAGTCCCGAGGTCGTAGCctgagagctgagatctggacatcccatgtaCAATTTGCCCCATtcgcagaaatgaaggtttcgtggacagttgaaattttatgttttgaagggtgcactatgttcatggggagtcctacagtcacctaaatgtgattaaatgacataaaatggaccctggagttattaaaatgcagtccaccaagtgatgatttcagccaatgcaaataaatggcaagtgggtagacccacttccaatcaactGAATGGGTCAACAATcgtcacttggtggacttcatttttataactccaggatcattttataactccaggatcacatttttgacttaaaatcacatttaggtgactctgtgAAGCCATTTGTTTATGTGgaattacacatattttaattgtttCTGACACAAGGGGCGGGGATTATCTCTAACGATCTCCTCGCTGTTCTTAACCGAATGAAAAGTATTGAAGTGCTGCCTCAAATGGGACAGCTTCTTGGGGCAGAGGCAGCACTGATCCATGTTctataaaacaatagaaaaggAAAAACGTCCTTTGCGTACCCTTCATTACTGGCAAACACACTTTTTGTTATAAGTtcctatgtttttttaaatacactgaaACTCTAAACATGTGGAATAAACACACAATAGGAAAGCTACTTACATGTGGGAGATAAGTCTGCGTCGAATGTCAAActtaaaatgtcacaaaaaatgtattcgttTGACTTAAGAGCCTGATTTATCCAATGTGCCAAAATCACTTATTCCTAACATATAGAATAATATGCAATTTGCACCAGCCCAGTTCTAATGTGTTAACAGTGTTTCAACCATGTAAACAAATGATTTTTTGtagttattgatttttttttaaacagaataaaacattttttatcaaagTCATTTTAAGTCATATTTACCATTTTAAACACTTACATACAATTTGCCCAAGTCACAAAGACAAAGGTTTTGTGGTCAGTGGGATTTGtatgttttgaagggtgcactttatcacatttaggtgactcggTGAACAAGATGAGACATATCCAAGGTAAAGAAGAACTCACATTTATTGAACATCATTAAACAtatacaaagaacagaaaaaactTGTATTCAAACAGGTgtgaaacaacaacaatacaacaatGTGATAGGAACTATGTACAATAGAATACAAAcatcattaaacatttacaaagaacagaaaaaactTGTATTCAAACAGGTgtgaaacaacaacaatacaacaatGTGATGGGAACTATGTACAATAGAATACAAAcatcattaaacatttacaaagaacagaaaaaactTGTATTCAAACAGGTGTGAAACAACAATACAACAATGTGATAGGAACTATTTACAATCAAATTTGAATGGCAAAAAAAACAAGAACGCCGTTATTAAAAAAACGATGCGGCCCGACAGCATTGCAAAGGGTCCAAATTGCACCGGCGCATAAGTCCAAAAAGCTCACTTCCTGCAGAAACCGCTGCGGAGTTTAAGGACCGCCTTCACGCGCTCTCTGGCCTCACTGGCTTTCGCCAGCCCCTCTGGTGTGAAGGACTTTGATACTTTAGCTTTGAAAGGGGAGGACTTCTTTTTCAGCGGCGACAGAGTCACCATAGCCCTCTGCCGCATCCTTCGGGGGCTGGCCTGTATCTGGGTGGCGCTGGTGCCGGGTTCGGCTTGCTCCTCCATGTCAGAGTCctgtgaaagaaaagaaaagagagaagagaATCAGCAACGGTGCCGAGCCAAACAAAGTCCACTGATCCGAGTTCATCAGAAGAGGCCAACTCACCGTATGGGACTCCGCCTCGACGTCTTCTCCCTCTGAACTGGCGCTGCTTTCAGAGGACTGGGAGCGGGACGAGTCAGCTGGCGATTCCTCTTCTCGAGCACGCTTTCTGGGCTTGGCTGCCTTCCTCCCGGCGTGCTTGCGCTTGGGCTCCTGCTTGACCGGGGACAGCTCGGGCCCCTCCAGCGCCGCCTCGAACAGACGCCGGTGCTCCAAGGCCTGCCTGGGGTTCAGATTTATGGCGTAAAACCTGTCTGCGATTTTGGTGTCGTGGCACATGAACCGAGATATCTTGAGCCTGTCGTCGGCAGTGTGCGCGTTCCTCGCCTAggggagagagagcgaacaaGAGGTAAGCGGTTGAAGGCCAATGTAGAAAAGGGCAGGGAAAGGAGAAAGGAAAGGAGGACGAGGGAGGCTTACATGAGTGGCGATGGAGCTCCGGATGTCGGTGAAGGTCGGGCACCCTGGCAAGTTCATCTCCGCCCACGCCGCCTGGAAGTAACTGTTCAGATTTTTGCAGGGATTGGGCGTGGAGGTAAAGAAAAAGAACCTGGCGTCCGGCCCACCGACCAGCTCGTTCCTAATATTGAGGAAACGCTGGCACCACTCGTACTCCTCGGGCTCCAGGGACACCTGAGCAGGGCCGAACGCCTGATTTGTTTTATGCATGGTGACCTGCATAGACagataaagaaacaaacacagcaaggtTAGAAGACAGGTGGGTGAAATGTGGTGCGCAGAGCTGCAAAAGAGAGGAAAACGCTCACGTTAATCAGGTAGGCGTTCTGCTGCTGGGACTTTTTGGCCCCTTCCACCTCTTCGATGAGCATATTTTGAAATACGCCACAGCGGTGGCCATAGATGCTGGATAGGTACGCGGTGAGGTGCCCGTAGAAACGGAACTGCGTCTTCTGGGCGTAGTTCTCCTCCAGATTAGCTGCGTGAAAGACAGAACACAGATTGCATAACAGGAAACACAAGGCAGACAGCAGTCTGTTTCCAAAGAACCGCAAGAAAAGTTAACTTACTCAGAATGTCGGGGATGGCCTTTCTGGCCTGAGTGCGGCACTTTAACAAAAACGATTTGGGGATCACCCGCTCCTCCTTCCTCTGCTTCACTGCAATTTGGTGCACAGCAACCTTTCTTTTGAGGGACCTCAAAACGGCACTCATTTCGCGACGCAGACCCACGATCATTTGCCTCGAAAGTCGGCAGGTCGACGGGGGTGTCTCCTTCACGTAGCTGATGAACTGGGCCACGCTCAGGACATAGTGTTTTATCGTGGTCTCCTTCATTTTGCATGCCC is from Xyrauchen texanus isolate HMW12.3.18 chromosome 8, RBS_HiC_50CHRs, whole genome shotgun sequence and encodes:
- the LOC127648211 gene encoding uncharacterized protein LOC127648211, with the protein product MSAVLRSLKRKVAVHQIAVKQRKEERVIPKSFLLKCRTQARKAIPDILTNLEENYAQKTQFRFYGHLTAYLSSIYGHRCGVFQNMLIEEVEGAKKSQQQNAYLINVTMHKTNQAFGPAQVSLEPEEYEWCQRFLNIRNELVGGPDARFFFFTSTPNPCKNLNSYFQAAWAEMNLPGCPTFTDIRSSIATHARNAHTADDRLKISRFMCHDTKIADRFYAINLNPRQALEHRRLFEAALEGPELSPVKQEPKRKHAGRKAAKPRKRAREEESPADSSRSQSSESSASSEGEDVEAESHTDSDMEEQAEPGTSATQIQASPRRMRQRAMVTLSPLKKKSSPFKAKVSKSFTPEGLAKASEARERVKAVLKLRSGFCRK